The Onychomys torridus chromosome 4, mOncTor1.1, whole genome shotgun sequence genome includes a window with the following:
- the Plagl2 gene encoding zinc finger protein PLAGL2 isoform X1 codes for MTTFFTSVPPWIQDAKQEEEVGWKLVPRPRGREAESQVKCQCEISGTPFSNGEKLRPHSLPHPEQRPYSCPQLHCGKAFASKYKLYRHMATHSAQKPHQCMYCDKMFHRKDHLRNHLQTHDPNKEALHCSECGKNYNTKLGYRRHLAMHAASSGDLSCKVCLQTFESTQALLEHLKAHSRRVAGGAKEKKHPCDHCDRRFYTRKDVRRHLVVHTGRKDFLCQYCAQRFGRKDHLTRHVKKSHSQELLKIKTEPVDMLGLLSCSSAVSVKEELSPVLCMASRDVMGAKAFPGMLPMGMYGAHIPTMPSAGVPHSLVHNTLPMGMSYPLESSPISSSAQLPPKYQLGSTSYLPDKLPKVEVDSFLAELPGSLSLSSAEPQPASPQPAAAAALLDEALLTKSPANLSEALCAANMDFSHLLGFLPLNLPPCNPPGATGGLVMGYSQAEAQPLLTTLQAQPQDSPGAGGPLNFGPLHSLPPVFTSGLSTTTLPRFHQAFQ; via the exons ATGACCACATTTTTCACCAGCGTCCCTCCCTGGATTCAAGATgcaaagcaggaggaggaagtgggctgGAAACTAGTTCCCAGGCCTCGGGGCCGGGAGGCAGAGAGTCAAGTGAAGTGCCAATGTGAAATCTCGGGGACACCTTTCTCAAATGGGGAGAAGCTAAGGCCTCATAGCCTTCCCCATCCGGAGCAGAGACCGTATAGCTGCCCTCAGCTGCACTGTGGCAAGGCTTTTGCCTCCAAATACAAGCTGTATAG GCACATGGCCACCCACTCGGCCCAGAAACCCCACCAGTGCATGTACTGTGACAAGATGTTTCACCGAAAGGACCATCTGCGGAACCACTTGCAGACCCACGACCCCAACAAGGAGGCCCTCCACTGCTCTGAGTGCGGTAAGAATTACAATACAAAGCTGGGGTACCGCCGTCACCTGGCTATGCATGCTGCCAGCAGTGGTGATCTCAGCTGCAAGGTGTGCCTGCAGACCTTTGAGAGTACCCAGGCCCTATTGGAGCACCTGAAAGCTCACTCACGCCGGGTAGCAGGAGGTGCTAAGGAGAAGAAGCACCCTTGTGATCATTGTGACCGGCGGTTCTATACTCGGAAGGATGTTCGACGGCACCTAGTGGTGCACACTGGTCGTAAAGACTTCCTGTGCCAGTACTGTGCCCAGAGGTTTGGCCGCAAGGATCACCTGACACGGCATGTCAAGAAGAGCCACTCACAGGAGCTGCTCAAGATCAAGACAGAGCCAGTGGATATGTTAGGCTTACTCAGCTGTAGCTCCGCAGTCAGTGTAAAGGAAGAGCTGAGCCCTGTGCTCTGCATGGCCTCTCGGGACGTAATGGGGGCCAAGGCCTTCCCTGGCATGTTGCCCATGGGTATGTATGGTGCCCACATCCCTACCATGCCCAGCGCGGGCGTGCCACACTCCCTGGTGCACAACACGCTGCCCATGGGTATGAGTTACCCTCTGGAATCTTCTCCTATCTCCTCCTCAGCTCAGCTCCCTCCAAAATACCAGCTTGGATCTACCTCATACTTGCCTGATAAACTGCCCAAAGTGGAGGTGGATAGTTTTCTGGCAGAGCTTCCTGGAAGTCTGTCTCTCTCATCAGCTGAACCCCAGCCCGCCTCACCTCAGCCGGCGGCAGCTGCAGCCCTCCTAGATGAAGCCCTGCTCACCAAGAGTCCCGCCAACCTCTCTGAGGCCCTCTGCGCTGCTAATATGGACTTCTCTCATTTACTGGGCTTTCTTCCACTCAACCTACCCCCATGTAACCCGCCAGGGGCCACAGGAGGCTTGGTCATGGGTTACTCCCAAGCTGAGGCACAGCCTCTGCTCACCACTCTGCAAGCTCAGCCTcaagattcccctggagctgggggaCCCCTGAACTTTGGGCCTCTGCACTCCTtgcctcctgtcttcacctctggCCTGAGTACTACCACCCTGCCTCGTTTCCACCAAGCATTCCAGTAG
- the Plagl2 gene encoding zinc finger protein PLAGL2 isoform X2 gives MATHSAQKPHQCMYCDKMFHRKDHLRNHLQTHDPNKEALHCSECGKNYNTKLGYRRHLAMHAASSGDLSCKVCLQTFESTQALLEHLKAHSRRVAGGAKEKKHPCDHCDRRFYTRKDVRRHLVVHTGRKDFLCQYCAQRFGRKDHLTRHVKKSHSQELLKIKTEPVDMLGLLSCSSAVSVKEELSPVLCMASRDVMGAKAFPGMLPMGMYGAHIPTMPSAGVPHSLVHNTLPMGMSYPLESSPISSSAQLPPKYQLGSTSYLPDKLPKVEVDSFLAELPGSLSLSSAEPQPASPQPAAAAALLDEALLTKSPANLSEALCAANMDFSHLLGFLPLNLPPCNPPGATGGLVMGYSQAEAQPLLTTLQAQPQDSPGAGGPLNFGPLHSLPPVFTSGLSTTTLPRFHQAFQ, from the coding sequence ATGGCCACCCACTCGGCCCAGAAACCCCACCAGTGCATGTACTGTGACAAGATGTTTCACCGAAAGGACCATCTGCGGAACCACTTGCAGACCCACGACCCCAACAAGGAGGCCCTCCACTGCTCTGAGTGCGGTAAGAATTACAATACAAAGCTGGGGTACCGCCGTCACCTGGCTATGCATGCTGCCAGCAGTGGTGATCTCAGCTGCAAGGTGTGCCTGCAGACCTTTGAGAGTACCCAGGCCCTATTGGAGCACCTGAAAGCTCACTCACGCCGGGTAGCAGGAGGTGCTAAGGAGAAGAAGCACCCTTGTGATCATTGTGACCGGCGGTTCTATACTCGGAAGGATGTTCGACGGCACCTAGTGGTGCACACTGGTCGTAAAGACTTCCTGTGCCAGTACTGTGCCCAGAGGTTTGGCCGCAAGGATCACCTGACACGGCATGTCAAGAAGAGCCACTCACAGGAGCTGCTCAAGATCAAGACAGAGCCAGTGGATATGTTAGGCTTACTCAGCTGTAGCTCCGCAGTCAGTGTAAAGGAAGAGCTGAGCCCTGTGCTCTGCATGGCCTCTCGGGACGTAATGGGGGCCAAGGCCTTCCCTGGCATGTTGCCCATGGGTATGTATGGTGCCCACATCCCTACCATGCCCAGCGCGGGCGTGCCACACTCCCTGGTGCACAACACGCTGCCCATGGGTATGAGTTACCCTCTGGAATCTTCTCCTATCTCCTCCTCAGCTCAGCTCCCTCCAAAATACCAGCTTGGATCTACCTCATACTTGCCTGATAAACTGCCCAAAGTGGAGGTGGATAGTTTTCTGGCAGAGCTTCCTGGAAGTCTGTCTCTCTCATCAGCTGAACCCCAGCCCGCCTCACCTCAGCCGGCGGCAGCTGCAGCCCTCCTAGATGAAGCCCTGCTCACCAAGAGTCCCGCCAACCTCTCTGAGGCCCTCTGCGCTGCTAATATGGACTTCTCTCATTTACTGGGCTTTCTTCCACTCAACCTACCCCCATGTAACCCGCCAGGGGCCACAGGAGGCTTGGTCATGGGTTACTCCCAAGCTGAGGCACAGCCTCTGCTCACCACTCTGCAAGCTCAGCCTcaagattcccctggagctgggggaCCCCTGAACTTTGGGCCTCTGCACTCCTtgcctcctgtcttcacctctggCCTGAGTACTACCACCCTGCCTCGTTTCCACCAAGCATTCCAGTAG